A stretch of the Verrucomicrobiota bacterium genome encodes the following:
- a CDS encoding DNA alkylation repair protein gives MNLDDVMKELAAKANPQCKRTYLRHGAAEPLFGVRIGDLKPLQKKLKGRQELALELFATGNSDAMYLAGLIADGSRMTRQQLDRWASGATWHMIAGYSVAWFAAEHPLAVEIASQWIDSPKECVAIAGRSTLGSVLATVPDERLPIKELSAALDRCAKSIKTAPNRVRYAMNHFVICVGTYVQPLGDKALATARKIGQVEVDMGQTDCQVPDAESYILKSRRGAPIAPKRKTTRC, from the coding sequence ATGAACCTCGACGACGTGATGAAGGAGCTCGCCGCGAAGGCGAATCCCCAATGCAAGCGCACCTACCTGCGTCACGGTGCCGCTGAGCCCCTCTTCGGTGTCCGCATTGGCGATCTCAAACCGTTGCAAAAGAAGCTGAAGGGCCGGCAGGAACTCGCGCTGGAACTTTTTGCCACCGGGAATTCAGACGCCATGTACCTGGCGGGCCTCATCGCCGACGGCTCGCGAATGACGCGCCAGCAACTCGACCGATGGGCGTCCGGCGCGACGTGGCATATGATTGCCGGATATTCCGTCGCGTGGTTCGCCGCCGAGCACCCTTTGGCCGTCGAAATCGCCAGCCAATGGATCGACTCACCCAAGGAATGCGTCGCGATCGCGGGCAGGTCCACGCTGGGTTCGGTTCTGGCCACCGTGCCCGATGAACGCCTTCCGATCAAGGAACTCTCCGCCGCGCTCGACCGATGCGCGAAGTCCATCAAGACCGCGCCCAACCGGGTCCGCTACGCGATGAATCATTTCGTGATCTGCGTCGGCACCTACGTGCAGCCATTGGGTGACAAGGCCCTCGCCACCGCGCGCAAGATCGGTCAGGTGGAAGTGGACATGGGCCAGACCGACTGTCAGGTGCCCGACGCGGAAAGTTACATTCTGAAGTCCCGGCGAGGAGCGCCCATCGCGCCGAAACGCAAGACCACGCGTTGCTAG
- a CDS encoding aspartate aminotransferase family protein, protein MHTESFAELQSAHVMQCWSRQGQARPIPVASTSGCWITTVEGRRIFDLRSAHECINLGFNHPRVLEAMRRQMESVVYVTDDFATEPTAALAAELARLTPGSPRKRVFFSQSGASAVEAAIKGARMFRYAETFGTPPSHTDASLPYPFPYKIISRYRSWHGSSFGASSASGDPRRWFLEPAAAPGFVFAPEAGDYRPYFGEGAEGVERHLQYLDYMVEQEGGNARVAAFLIEPVVGSNGIIPPPAGYLHGLRDLCDRWGLLLIADETMTGLGRTGKFLAIQHDEVEPDIIVMGKALGAYCPLAATIFSEKVSRVFERHIFGHGLSFSGHALSCAAALESLRVLFEERLVERAEELGRYLGERLRAMASRHPSVGDVRGLGLFWTLDLVKDRKKRTPLRRATEKYLPTVMQDISRFLLEERRIYVPSDKFGIWVVPPLVVTRDEIDFIVEGIDASLALADAALA, encoded by the coding sequence ATGCACACCGAATCGTTTGCTGAGCTCCAGTCGGCGCATGTCATGCAGTGCTGGTCGCGGCAAGGGCAGGCGCGTCCCATCCCCGTGGCCAGTACCTCCGGTTGCTGGATCACGACCGTGGAGGGGCGGCGCATCTTCGATCTGCGCAGCGCCCACGAGTGCATCAATTTGGGATTCAACCATCCTCGCGTGTTGGAGGCCATGCGGCGCCAGATGGAGTCCGTGGTGTATGTCACGGATGATTTTGCCACGGAGCCCACCGCGGCTTTGGCGGCGGAATTGGCGCGGTTGACTCCAGGTTCACCTCGCAAGCGGGTGTTTTTTTCACAGAGCGGAGCCTCCGCGGTGGAAGCGGCGATCAAGGGCGCCCGCATGTTTCGATACGCGGAAACTTTTGGAACCCCTCCCTCGCATACGGACGCGTCGCTGCCGTATCCCTTTCCTTACAAAATTATTTCCCGCTATCGATCCTGGCATGGGTCGTCTTTCGGTGCCTCCTCCGCCAGTGGTGACCCACGCCGCTGGTTTTTGGAGCCGGCCGCCGCGCCAGGATTTGTGTTCGCTCCCGAGGCCGGAGATTACCGGCCTTACTTTGGTGAAGGAGCGGAAGGCGTCGAACGGCATTTGCAGTATCTCGATTACATGGTGGAACAGGAGGGAGGGAATGCCCGGGTGGCGGCCTTTCTGATCGAGCCTGTGGTGGGAAGCAACGGCATCATTCCTCCACCGGCCGGATATTTGCACGGGTTGCGGGACTTGTGTGATCGATGGGGGCTGCTGCTGATCGCCGATGAAACGATGACCGGCCTGGGAAGGACGGGCAAGTTTCTCGCGATCCAGCACGACGAGGTGGAGCCGGACATCATCGTGATGGGAAAGGCGCTTGGGGCCTACTGTCCTTTGGCCGCAACGATTTTCAGTGAGAAGGTCTCCAGGGTGTTCGAACGGCACATCTTCGGCCATGGGCTGAGCTTTTCCGGCCACGCGTTGTCCTGCGCGGCCGCTCTGGAGAGCCTCCGCGTGCTCTTCGAGGAGCGACTCGTGGAGCGGGCGGAGGAGTTGGGGCGCTACCTCGGGGAACGATTGCGAGCCATGGCGAGTCGGCATCCTTCCGTCGGTGATGTCCGCGGTTTGGGGCTTTTTTGGACCCTTGATTTGGTGAAGGACCGCAAGAAACGAACGCCGCTACGGCGGGCCACGGAGAAGTACCTGCCCACCGTGATGCAAGACATCTCCCGGTTTCTCCTTGAAGAACGCCGCATCTACGTGCCGTCGGACAAATTTGGCATTTGGGTTGTCCCGCCTCTCGTGGTCACGCGGGATGAAATTGATTTCATCGTCGAAGGCATCGACGCGAGTCTGGCGTTGGCGGATGCAGCTTTGGCCTGA
- a CDS encoding cyclic nucleotide-binding domain-containing protein, producing the protein MESKGPPMKTMAERIAQHPFCAGMDARLLQELATGAREAKFPPNHVLFRQGEPASSFYLIESGRVSVEAHQPADGTVTIQNVEAGEALGWSWLFPPFAWQFQARALEPVQALILNGGHLLVTAERDHEFGYELMKRVARVAMRRLHAARQQLLAREVESALDG; encoded by the coding sequence ATGGAATCGAAAGGCCCCCCAATGAAAACCATGGCGGAAAGAATCGCGCAGCATCCGTTCTGCGCAGGGATGGATGCCCGGCTATTGCAAGAACTGGCCACCGGTGCGCGCGAAGCGAAATTCCCACCCAATCACGTTCTGTTTCGGCAAGGCGAGCCCGCGAGTTCCTTCTACCTCATTGAGAGTGGCAGGGTTTCCGTGGAAGCTCACCAACCCGCGGACGGGACGGTCACGATTCAAAATGTGGAAGCAGGCGAAGCCCTTGGGTGGTCGTGGCTTTTTCCTCCGTTCGCCTGGCAGTTTCAAGCGCGTGCATTGGAACCCGTCCAGGCTTTGATTTTGAACGGAGGACATTTGCTCGTGACCGCGGAACGCGATCATGAGTTCGGTTATGAGCTCATGAAGCGAGTGGCGAGGGTCGCGATGCGCCGGTTGCATGCCGCACGTCAGCAGTTACTGGCTCGGGAAGTGGAGTCGGCGCTGGACGGGTAG
- a CDS encoding HYR domain-containing protein, giving the protein MKTIRHFCGFLLAWASLAWSVEVQGQLRFVTVVPAAANTTFADEDGDFPAYIEIRSLETGILSGHYLTDDPKVPNKWQFPAGYALTSGQTLRLFASGKDRRPAGPNGKLHTNFGYDCSVPYSGLFTIQLAQAHTFSDPTNRCFCNGLQLLQKGAVARTLIPTNNMGMDWVLASFSDKHWIRGVTGVGFDVGENPFRQQVILHHTFDKPDLNATQVLDKSGPLLHHGTMVGGVSQGAGRIEEGFGFSGDAGDQVRVANHVELDPGAGSFTAAIWFRPTREQASTVGQTYTEVMVSKQPAGAATALPSGWRIYRTQASTFVQVVSPAGAKTITLGPTAPNTWHHAALVVNRSAGQVVGYLNGKRIGMAALTSQALDTIVSQADLFEGRDLAGQFPYTGQLDDFIIWGKSLEDSQVEAVFAAGMQGLSVLDEDFNAGPGPGQLYSGLIGTDVRVPMRGKNASAFIRVPFNVPVSPSLATGLKLRMQYSDGFIAYLNGAEVARRNAPENTTWNSKAPIDRPDAEGLVAEDIDLSDYLGVLKSGGNVLAFHGLSHDSNARRFLILPTQLCLEYDRGATGGDCAKRTNGRDFWIAFPENYAQEPDTPLALSLIIAGPPKTVGVVDLPGYSISGFPKSFSIPAEGSLTVAIPSVLELRGPEQIEHKAIRVTASAEVAVYGTTRMDYTTDSFLALPVKCLGLEYWISAYPNVFNGIPILNGTQFAIVAVANNTEVTITPSGKVGSHPAGTPFVVKLKRGETYQLRNENGKPADLTGTRLVANKPISVFGSHRCANVQSVNQFFCDVVVEQLLPVNLWGTSYLVAPLATRLGDTLRILSAEDKNLVTLASSDGNQSFNLDRGQFKDVFIKSATRVNARGPALVTQISSSSDFDHVVHADPFTTLIQPVESWFFDYRIQTPKAVDFEANYVNIVARNLTELNSTTLNGLGLGAWNPADITKGSFVGGGAVYAQVRLQPATAYFIRGKGPIGLTGYGFSEFDSYGYPGGMEFTNFDGPLMSCPPEVTLHCQKPVNSTTGQSPCVASTPDFVSSMDFFDDCTPVNRLKITQSPAPGTPLPIGKHQVVVSASDSSGNSTQCVVVVTVEGPWEEKNFGASTASNLSLKSTVWGPEADPDADGIPNAIEQATGADPKLKTTVLDILKLSIATEGGVQFLKVSYKRPIGGNGIELVLEGRTDAEGADWKSGPDIFQFLGDETIPMGAYEQVFYKAVETVGKLAEQLYFVRLRTGP; this is encoded by the coding sequence CGGGATTGTTTACGATTCAACTGGCCCAGGCCCACACCTTCAGTGATCCGACCAATCGATGTTTCTGCAACGGGCTGCAACTGCTCCAGAAGGGAGCCGTGGCCCGGACGCTGATTCCAACCAACAACATGGGCATGGATTGGGTGCTCGCCAGTTTTTCGGATAAGCATTGGATTCGCGGAGTGACTGGAGTGGGGTTTGATGTCGGGGAGAACCCGTTTCGACAACAGGTGATTTTGCACCACACCTTCGACAAACCCGACCTCAATGCCACTCAGGTTCTGGATAAGAGCGGACCGTTGCTGCATCATGGCACGATGGTCGGGGGGGTTAGCCAAGGGGCCGGACGCATTGAAGAGGGATTCGGGTTTTCAGGGGATGCCGGGGACCAAGTCAGGGTCGCGAATCACGTGGAACTGGATCCCGGGGCCGGTTCGTTTACGGCCGCGATTTGGTTTCGCCCCACGCGAGAGCAGGCGAGCACCGTCGGGCAGACCTACACGGAAGTGATGGTTTCGAAGCAACCTGCCGGGGCGGCGACAGCGCTGCCTTCGGGATGGCGCATCTATCGCACGCAAGCCTCCACTTTCGTTCAGGTTGTGAGTCCCGCGGGTGCCAAGACGATCACTCTGGGTCCCACCGCCCCCAACACGTGGCATCATGCCGCACTCGTTGTGAACCGAAGTGCCGGGCAGGTCGTGGGTTACTTGAATGGGAAAAGAATCGGGATGGCCGCGTTGACTTCGCAAGCATTGGACACGATTGTCAGCCAGGCGGACCTCTTCGAGGGCAGAGATCTGGCCGGTCAGTTTCCTTATACAGGCCAGTTGGACGACTTCATCATTTGGGGAAAGTCACTGGAGGATTCGCAGGTTGAAGCGGTTTTTGCCGCAGGGATGCAGGGGTTGTCGGTTTTGGACGAGGATTTCAATGCGGGACCGGGTCCAGGCCAGCTTTATAGCGGTTTGATCGGGACCGACGTGCGTGTTCCCATGCGAGGCAAGAATGCTTCGGCCTTCATCCGGGTGCCGTTCAATGTGCCCGTTTCGCCCTCGCTGGCGACGGGCTTGAAACTGAGAATGCAATATTCCGACGGGTTCATCGCCTATTTGAACGGGGCTGAGGTGGCGAGGCGGAACGCGCCGGAAAACACGACGTGGAATAGCAAAGCTCCAATCGATCGACCGGATGCCGAGGGATTGGTGGCGGAAGACATTGATTTGAGCGATTACCTCGGTGTTCTGAAATCCGGCGGAAACGTGCTGGCATTTCATGGATTGAGCCATGATTCCAACGCCCGGCGATTCCTGATTCTCCCCACGCAGCTCTGCTTGGAATATGATCGGGGAGCCACCGGCGGTGATTGTGCCAAGCGGACGAATGGCAGGGACTTTTGGATCGCCTTTCCCGAAAACTACGCGCAGGAACCCGACACGCCCCTTGCCTTGAGTTTGATCATCGCGGGCCCACCCAAGACCGTGGGGGTGGTGGATCTTCCTGGATACTCGATTTCGGGTTTCCCAAAGAGTTTTTCCATCCCCGCGGAGGGCTCCCTCACCGTCGCGATTCCCTCGGTGCTGGAATTGAGAGGACCCGAGCAGATCGAGCACAAAGCGATTCGTGTCACGGCTTCCGCGGAGGTCGCCGTTTACGGGACAACTCGGATGGATTACACGACGGACAGTTTTTTGGCGCTGCCGGTGAAATGTCTGGGTTTGGAATATTGGATTTCGGCTTATCCGAACGTTTTTAACGGCATTCCGATTTTGAACGGCACGCAATTTGCCATCGTCGCGGTAGCCAACAACACAGAGGTAACCATCACGCCTTCCGGCAAGGTCGGTTCGCACCCGGCGGGAACTCCGTTTGTCGTCAAATTGAAGCGGGGTGAGACCTATCAATTGCGGAATGAGAACGGCAAGCCCGCCGATCTGACGGGAACCCGCCTTGTCGCCAACAAACCCATCTCGGTATTTGGGTCGCACCGCTGCGCCAATGTCCAATCGGTGAATCAATTCTTTTGCGACGTGGTTGTCGAGCAGTTGTTGCCGGTCAATTTGTGGGGGACCAGCTATCTGGTGGCTCCTCTGGCGACCCGCCTGGGCGACACGCTGCGCATCCTTTCGGCGGAGGATAAGAATCTCGTGACCTTGGCGAGCAGCGACGGAAATCAGAGTTTCAATCTCGACCGGGGTCAGTTCAAAGATGTGTTCATCAAATCCGCAACGCGTGTGAATGCGCGCGGGCCCGCTTTGGTGACCCAGATTTCATCCAGTTCGGACTTCGACCACGTGGTTCACGCCGATCCTTTCACGACCCTGATACAGCCGGTGGAGAGCTGGTTCTTTGATTACCGAATCCAGACCCCCAAGGCGGTGGATTTCGAGGCCAACTATGTCAATATCGTGGCCCGCAATTTGACGGAGCTGAACAGCACGACCCTCAATGGTCTGGGATTGGGGGCGTGGAATCCCGCGGACATCACCAAGGGAAGTTTTGTGGGTGGGGGGGCGGTCTATGCGCAGGTTCGGTTGCAACCGGCCACCGCCTATTTCATCCGCGGGAAAGGGCCCATCGGGCTGACAGGATACGGTTTCTCCGAGTTCGATTCGTATGGTTATCCGGGTGGAATGGAATTCACGAACTTCGATGGGCCGCTCATGAGTTGTCCGCCGGAGGTCACTTTGCACTGTCAGAAGCCGGTGAATTCAACCACGGGACAGTCGCCATGCGTCGCGTCGACGCCGGATTTCGTGTCGTCCATGGACTTTTTTGACGACTGCACGCCCGTGAACCGGCTGAAGATCACTCAGTCCCCGGCGCCAGGGACACCGCTGCCGATCGGCAAACATCAGGTGGTGGTTTCGGCTTCGGACTCCAGCGGCAATTCCACTCAATGCGTGGTGGTCGTCACCGTCGAGGGACCCTGGGAGGAGAAAAATTTTGGCGCTTCCACGGCTTCCAATCTTTCGCTGAAGAGCACGGTTTGGGGACCGGAGGCGGATCCGGACGCCGACGGCATTCCCAACGCGATCGAGCAAGCCACGGGAGCGGACCCAAAACTCAAGACGACGGTCTTGGATATCTTGAAACTCTCAATCGCCACGGAGGGGGGTGTTCAGTTCCTGAAGGTATCCTACAAGCGCCCCATAGGTGGGAATGGCATCGAACTGGTGTTGGAAGGTCGCACGGATGCCGAGGGAGCCGATTGGAAATCAGGTCCGGACATCTTCCAATTCTTGGGCGATGAGACGATCCCCATGGGAGCTTACGAGCAGGTTTTCTACAAGGCGGTTGAAACCGTTGGGAAGCTGGCGGAGCAGCTTTATTTCGTTCGATTGCGAACCGGACCGTGA